A genomic window from Pseudocitrobacter corydidari includes:
- the yjbE gene encoding exopolysaccharide production protein YjbE: protein MKKILYGIFAISAFAAASASAAPVETGDAAGSAATSVSAGSSTATSASTVSSAVGVALAATGGGDGSNTGTTTTTTTSTQ from the coding sequence ATGAAGAAAATCCTCTATGGCATTTTTGCCATATCTGCGTTTGCGGCGGCATCCGCGTCAGCAGCGCCGGTGGAAACCGGTGATGCGGCGGGCTCTGCGGCGACGTCTGTCTCCGCGGGGAGTTCTACCGCGACCAGCGCCAGCACCGTCAGTTCTGCGGTGGGTGTCGCGCTGGCAGCGACAGGTGGCGGTGATGGCTCCAATACCGGAACCACGACCACCACGACAACCAGTACCCAGTAA
- a CDS encoding capsule biosynthesis GfcC D2 domain-containing protein: MKKITLIAGLFCAISGGAFAAGTVDVHREGEAKTLTLTNAEHLADLVAQPRLAGSWWRGAVIAEQQATTVAEQQHQALLAALSRAAMEASGTDAAAINALRQQLQAIKVTGRQFVSLDPDEVRIGEGKNPPLQGKYSLWVGNEPSTITLFGLINRPGKVAFTPGRDVASYLKEVDRLSGGERSYAWVIYPDGRTLKAPIAYWNRRHIEPMPGSIVFVGFADSLWTKKYDELNVAILRSLSQRIPD, encoded by the coding sequence ATGAAAAAAATCACGCTCATCGCAGGACTTTTCTGCGCCATCTCGGGTGGCGCATTCGCAGCAGGCACCGTGGATGTTCATCGTGAAGGCGAGGCAAAAACGCTCACGTTGACCAACGCCGAACATCTGGCAGATCTCGTCGCACAGCCGCGACTCGCCGGAAGCTGGTGGCGCGGCGCGGTGATCGCCGAACAGCAGGCGACCACGGTTGCCGAGCAACAGCATCAGGCATTGCTCGCCGCGTTAAGCCGCGCGGCGATGGAGGCGAGCGGAACCGATGCCGCCGCCATTAATGCCTTACGCCAGCAGCTTCAGGCCATCAAGGTCACGGGGCGACAGTTTGTCTCGCTGGACCCGGATGAAGTCCGCATCGGCGAAGGGAAAAATCCGCCGCTTCAGGGGAAATACAGCCTGTGGGTGGGCAATGAACCCTCGACGATTACGCTTTTCGGGTTGATCAATCGCCCCGGAAAAGTGGCGTTTACGCCCGGTCGGGATGTCGCCAGTTACCTCAAAGAGGTTGATCGACTGAGCGGCGGCGAGCGCAGCTACGCGTGGGTGATTTACCCCGATGGCCGCACGCTGAAGGCCCCCATCGCCTACTGGAACCGACGTCATATTGAGCCGATGCCCGGCAGCATCGTGTTTGTTGGCTTTGCCGATTCACTGTGGACGAAGAAATACGATGAGCTTAACGTCGCTATTCTTCGCTCCCTGTCGCAGCGGATACCTGATTAA
- the psiE gene encoding phosphate-starvation-inducible protein PsiE: MTSLPRPRVEFISTILQTVLNLGLLCLGMILVIFLGKETLHLADVLFAPERTSKYALVEGLVVYFLYFEFIALIVKYFQSGFHFPLRYFIYIGITAIVRLIIVDHTSPLDVLIYSGAILLLVITLWLCNSKRLKRE; this comes from the coding sequence ATGACATCACTCCCCCGTCCACGCGTCGAGTTTATCTCGACGATCTTACAGACTGTCCTCAACCTTGGGCTACTCTGCCTTGGTATGATTCTGGTCATCTTTCTCGGCAAAGAGACATTGCACTTAGCTGACGTGCTTTTTGCGCCTGAGCGCACCAGCAAATATGCGCTGGTGGAAGGCCTGGTGGTTTATTTTCTCTATTTCGAATTTATCGCGCTGATTGTGAAGTACTTTCAGTCCGGTTTTCACTTCCCGCTACGCTACTTTATCTATATCGGGATCACCGCGATTGTGCGCTTGATCATCGTCGATCACACCTCGCCGCTCGACGTGTTGATCTACTCCGGGGCGATCCTGTTGCTGGTGATCACGCTCTGGCTGTGTAACTCCAAACGCCTGAAACGAGAATAA
- the pgi gene encoding glucose-6-phosphate isomerase, translating into MKNINPTQTAAWQALQKHFDEMKDVTIAELFAKDSDRFSKFSATFDDLMLVDFSKNRITEETLSKLQDLAKETDLSGAIKSMFSGEKINRTEDRAVLHVALRNRSNTPIIVDGKDVMPEVNAVLDKMKGFSEAIISGSWKGYTGKAITDVVNIGIGGSDLGPFMVTEALRPYKNHLNMHFVSNVDGTHIAEVLKTVNPETTLFLVASKTFTTQETMTNAHSARDWFLETAGDQKHVAKHFAALSTNAKAVGEFGIDTANMFEFWDWVGGRYSLWSAIGLSIILSVGFDNFVELLSGAHAMDKHFSTTPAEKNLPVLLALIGIWYNNFFGAETEAILPYDQYMHRFAAYFQQGNMESNGKYVDRNGNKVAHQTGPIIWGEPGTNGQHAFYQLIHQGTKMVPCDFIAPAITHNPLSDHHQKLLSNFFAQTEALAFGKSREVVEQEYRDQGKDPATLEHVVPFKVFEGNRPTNSILLREITPFSLGALIALYEHKIFTQGAILNIFTFDQWGVELGKQLANRILPELKDGSEISSHDSSTNGLINRYKSWRA; encoded by the coding sequence ATGAAAAACATCAACCCAACGCAGACCGCTGCGTGGCAGGCACTACAGAAACACTTCGATGAAATGAAAGATGTCACTATCGCCGAGCTGTTTGCCAAAGATAGCGATCGTTTCAGCAAGTTTTCCGCCACGTTTGACGATCTGATGCTGGTGGATTTTTCCAAAAACCGTATTACGGAAGAGACGCTGAGCAAACTGCAGGATCTGGCGAAAGAGACCGATCTGAGCGGCGCAATTAAATCAATGTTCTCCGGTGAGAAGATCAACCGCACCGAAGACCGTGCCGTGCTGCACGTAGCGCTGCGTAACCGCAGCAATACCCCAATTATCGTTGACGGCAAAGATGTGATGCCGGAAGTTAACGCCGTGCTGGATAAAATGAAAGGTTTCTCTGAAGCCATCATTTCCGGTAGCTGGAAAGGCTATACCGGCAAAGCCATCACCGACGTTGTCAACATTGGTATCGGCGGTTCTGACCTCGGCCCGTTCATGGTGACCGAAGCGCTGCGTCCGTACAAAAATCACCTGAATATGCACTTTGTGTCTAACGTCGATGGTACCCACATCGCGGAAGTGCTGAAAACCGTTAACCCGGAAACCACGCTGTTCCTGGTGGCGTCTAAAACCTTCACCACGCAAGAAACCATGACCAACGCCCACAGCGCGCGCGACTGGTTCCTGGAAACGGCAGGCGATCAGAAACACGTGGCGAAACACTTCGCAGCGCTGTCTACCAACGCGAAAGCGGTGGGCGAGTTTGGTATTGATACCGCCAACATGTTCGAGTTCTGGGACTGGGTGGGTGGCCGTTATTCTCTGTGGTCTGCCATCGGCCTGTCTATTATTCTGTCTGTGGGCTTCGACAACTTTGTTGAGCTGCTCTCCGGCGCGCACGCGATGGATAAGCACTTCTCCACCACGCCTGCTGAGAAAAATCTGCCGGTTCTGCTGGCGCTGATCGGCATCTGGTACAACAACTTCTTTGGCGCGGAAACGGAAGCGATTCTGCCGTACGACCAGTATATGCACCGTTTCGCGGCGTACTTCCAGCAGGGCAACATGGAGTCCAACGGTAAGTATGTTGACCGCAACGGTAACAAAGTGGCGCACCAGACGGGCCCAATCATTTGGGGCGAGCCGGGCACTAACGGTCAGCACGCGTTTTATCAGTTGATTCACCAGGGCACCAAAATGGTTCCTTGTGACTTCATCGCACCGGCGATCACCCACAACCCGCTTTCCGATCATCATCAGAAGCTGCTGTCTAACTTCTTCGCCCAGACCGAAGCGCTGGCGTTCGGTAAATCTCGCGAAGTGGTTGAGCAGGAATATCGCGATCAGGGTAAAGATCCGGCAACGCTGGAACACGTGGTGCCGTTTAAAGTGTTTGAAGGCAACCGCCCAACCAACTCCATCCTGCTGCGCGAAATCACGCCGTTCAGCCTGGGCGCGTTGATTGCGCTGTATGAGCACAAAATCTTTACTCAGGGCGCTATCCTGAACATCTTCACCTTCGACCAGTGGGGCGTTGAGCTGGGTAAACAGCTGGCTAACCGTATTCTGCCGGAACTGAAAGATGGCAGCGAAATTAGCAGCCACGATAGCTCAACCAACGGCCTGATTAACCGTTATAAATCCTGGCGTGCGTAA
- a CDS encoding YjbH domain-containing protein gives MKKKYLYSLLALGVSAACHAETYPAPVGPSQSDFGGVGLLQTPTARMAREGEISLNYRDNDQYRYYSASVQLFPWLETTLRYTDVRTKQYSSVDAFSGDQTYKDKAFDLKLRLWEESYWMPQVSVGARDIGGTGLFDSEYIVANKAWGPFDFSLGMGWGYLGTSGNATNPFCSYSDKYCHRDNSYREAGSMDSSQMFRGPAAFFGGVEYQTPWQPLRLKLEYEGNNYQQDFAGKLDQKSKFNVGAIYRVADWADVNLSYERGNTVMFGFTLRTNFNDLRPSYNDNARPKYRPQPQDAILQHSVVANQLTLLKYNAGFADPNIQTKGDTLYVTGEQVKYRDSREGIDRANRIIMNDLPEGIRTIRITENRLNMPQVTTETNVASLQRHLEGEPLGHETPLEQKRVTPIVPETTEQGWYIDKSSFDFHIDPVLSQSVGGPESFYMYQLGVMGTADWWVTDHLLTSGSLFANIANNYDKFNYTNPPSDSKLPRVRTHVREYVENNVYVNNLQANYFQYLGNNFYGQVYGGYLETMFGGAGVEALYRPVDSNWAVGIDANYVKQRDWRSAQDMMKFTDYSVKTGHLTAYWTPPFAQDVLVKASVGQYLAGDKGGTLDISKHFDSGVVVGGYATITNVSGDEYGEGEFTKGVYVSVPLDLFSSGATRSRAAVNWVPLTRDGGQKLGRKFDLYGITSDKSMNFR, from the coding sequence ATGAAGAAAAAATACCTCTATAGCCTGCTGGCGCTGGGCGTCAGCGCCGCGTGCCATGCCGAAACGTATCCGGCGCCCGTGGGCCCTTCGCAGTCTGATTTCGGCGGCGTAGGCCTGCTGCAAACGCCGACCGCGCGAATGGCGCGGGAAGGGGAAATCAGCCTTAACTACCGCGATAACGATCAGTACCGCTACTACTCTGCCTCCGTACAACTGTTTCCGTGGCTGGAAACGACGCTGCGGTATACCGACGTGCGTACCAAACAATACAGTAGCGTCGACGCGTTCTCGGGCGATCAAACCTATAAAGATAAAGCCTTCGACCTGAAGCTGCGCCTGTGGGAAGAGAGTTACTGGATGCCGCAGGTCTCCGTCGGCGCGCGCGATATCGGCGGTACCGGGCTGTTTGACTCGGAATATATCGTCGCCAACAAAGCCTGGGGGCCGTTCGATTTCTCCCTCGGAATGGGCTGGGGCTACCTTGGCACCAGCGGCAACGCCACCAACCCGTTTTGTTCTTACAGCGACAAATATTGTCACCGCGACAACAGCTACCGCGAAGCGGGATCGATGGATAGCAGCCAGATGTTTCGTGGCCCGGCGGCGTTTTTTGGCGGGGTAGAATATCAAACGCCCTGGCAGCCATTGCGCCTGAAGCTGGAGTATGAAGGCAATAACTACCAGCAGGATTTTGCCGGAAAACTGGACCAGAAAAGCAAGTTTAACGTCGGCGCTATTTATCGCGTTGCGGATTGGGCCGACGTTAACCTAAGCTATGAGCGCGGGAATACCGTGATGTTTGGCTTCACCCTGCGCACGAATTTCAACGACCTGCGTCCGTCCTACAACGACAACGCGCGGCCAAAATATCGCCCGCAGCCGCAGGATGCGATTCTGCAACATTCGGTGGTGGCGAATCAGCTGACGTTGCTGAAATACAACGCCGGATTTGCCGACCCGAATATTCAGACCAAAGGCGATACGCTCTACGTCACCGGCGAGCAGGTGAAATATCGCGACTCGCGTGAAGGCATTGATCGGGCGAATCGCATCATCATGAACGATTTGCCGGAAGGCATTCGCACCATCCGCATTACCGAAAATCGCCTCAATATGCCGCAGGTGACCACGGAAACTAACGTCGCCAGCCTGCAACGACATCTGGAAGGCGAACCGCTCGGCCACGAAACGCCGCTGGAGCAGAAGCGCGTCACGCCGATCGTGCCGGAAACCACCGAGCAGGGCTGGTATATCGACAAATCGAGCTTCGATTTCCATATTGATCCAGTGCTGAGTCAGTCGGTCGGCGGGCCGGAAAGTTTCTACATGTACCAGTTGGGCGTGATGGGCACGGCGGACTGGTGGGTCACCGACCACCTGCTGACCAGCGGCAGCCTGTTTGCCAACATCGCCAACAACTATGACAAGTTTAATTACACCAACCCGCCGAGCGACTCGAAACTGCCGCGTGTGCGTACTCACGTGCGTGAATACGTTGAGAATAACGTTTATGTGAACAACCTCCAGGCCAACTATTTCCAGTATCTGGGGAATAATTTCTACGGCCAGGTTTACGGCGGCTATCTGGAAACTATGTTCGGCGGGGCGGGCGTCGAGGCGCTGTATCGCCCGGTAGACAGCAACTGGGCGGTGGGGATCGACGCCAACTACGTGAAACAGCGTGACTGGCGCAGCGCGCAGGACATGATGAAATTCACCGACTACAGCGTGAAGACCGGGCATCTCACGGCTTACTGGACGCCGCCGTTTGCCCAGGACGTGCTGGTGAAAGCCAGCGTTGGCCAGTATCTGGCGGGTGATAAGGGCGGCACGCTCGATATCTCTAAACACTTCGACAGCGGCGTGGTAGTCGGTGGCTACGCCACCATTACCAACGTTTCCGGCGATGAGTATGGGGAAGGGGAATTCACCAAAGGCGTGTATGTCTCTGTGCCGCTGGATCTCTTCTCCTCCGGCGCGACGCGCAGCCGTGCGGCGGTGAACTGGGTGCCGTTGACCCGCGATGGCGGCCAGAAGCTGGGGCGCAAGTTTGATTTGTATGGGATTACCAGTGATAAGAGTATGAATTTCCGGTAA
- the malG gene encoding maltose ABC transporter permease MalG, giving the protein MAMVQPKSQKLRLFTTHLLLLIFIAAIMFPLLMVIAISLREGNFATGSLIPEKISWEHWRLALGFSVEHADGRVTPPPFPVLLWLWNSVKIAGITAIGIVTLSTTCAYAFARMRFPGKATLLKGMLIFQMFPAVLSLVALYALFDRLGQYIPFIGLNTHGGVIFAYLGGIALHVWTIKGYFETIDNSLEEAAALDGATPWQAFRLVLLPLSVPILAVVFILSFIAAITEVPVASLLLRDVDSYTLAVGMQQYLNPQNYLWGDFAAAAVLSAIPITVVFLLAQRWLVNGLTAGGVKG; this is encoded by the coding sequence ATGGCTATGGTACAACCGAAATCTCAGAAACTGCGCTTGTTTACAACGCACCTGTTACTCCTGATCTTCATCGCGGCAATCATGTTCCCGCTGCTGATGGTTATCGCCATTTCACTGCGCGAGGGTAACTTCGCCACCGGGAGCCTGATCCCGGAAAAAATCTCCTGGGAGCACTGGCGGCTGGCGCTGGGCTTCAGCGTAGAACACGCTGATGGCCGCGTCACACCGCCACCCTTCCCGGTTCTGCTGTGGTTGTGGAACTCGGTAAAAATTGCGGGCATCACCGCGATTGGCATCGTCACCCTTTCCACAACCTGTGCTTACGCCTTCGCCCGTATGCGTTTCCCGGGTAAAGCGACCCTGCTGAAAGGGATGCTGATTTTCCAGATGTTCCCGGCGGTGCTGTCTCTGGTGGCGTTGTACGCGTTGTTTGACCGTCTCGGCCAGTACATTCCGTTTATCGGCCTGAACACCCATGGCGGCGTGATCTTCGCTTACTTAGGCGGTATCGCACTGCACGTCTGGACGATTAAAGGCTACTTCGAAACCATCGATAATTCGCTGGAAGAAGCGGCGGCACTGGATGGCGCAACCCCGTGGCAGGCATTCCGCCTGGTGCTGCTGCCGCTCTCCGTACCGATTCTGGCGGTGGTGTTTATTCTGTCGTTTATCGCCGCTATCACCGAAGTGCCGGTAGCGTCACTGCTGCTGCGTGATGTGGACAGCTACACGCTTGCGGTAGGGATGCAGCAATACCTCAACCCGCAAAACTATCTGTGGGGCGACTTTGCCGCGGCAGCCGTACTCTCTGCTATTCCGATTACCGTCGTGTTCCTGCTGGCGCAGCGCTGGCTGGTTAATGGCCTGACGGCAGGCGGTGTGAAAGGTTAA
- a CDS encoding YjbF family lipoprotein — MKRLAIITLCLLLQACSSSTKGLGKSLWDSLFGTPGVHLTADDIQNMPYASQYIQLNNGPQIFVALAYSENGQHKWVTQDQATLVTQHGRIVKTQLAGDNLLDVNNLANDPLAKPNQVVDGASWTRTMGWTEHRQVRYATAHSSFHWGDRETLTLAGSETPVRVLEETVTTDQANWCNRYWVDDEGQIRQSEQYLGAGYFPVKTTLIKAAKQ; from the coding sequence GTGAAGCGACTTGCCATTATCACTCTTTGCCTGCTGCTTCAGGCGTGTTCATCCAGCACAAAAGGGCTGGGAAAATCGTTATGGGATAGCCTGTTCGGCACGCCCGGTGTGCATCTCACGGCGGACGATATCCAGAATATGCCCTACGCCAGTCAGTACATTCAGCTCAATAACGGCCCGCAGATTTTTGTGGCGCTGGCTTACTCGGAAAATGGTCAGCACAAGTGGGTGACCCAGGATCAGGCCACGCTGGTCACGCAGCACGGGCGCATCGTGAAGACACAGCTGGCGGGCGATAACCTGCTCGATGTTAATAATCTCGCCAACGACCCGTTAGCCAAACCGAATCAGGTGGTGGATGGCGCAAGCTGGACGCGCACGATGGGCTGGACCGAACACCGCCAGGTGCGCTACGCCACCGCGCATTCCTCCTTCCACTGGGGCGATCGCGAAACGCTGACCTTAGCCGGAAGCGAGACGCCGGTCCGCGTGCTGGAAGAAACGGTGACCACCGACCAGGCAAACTGGTGCAACCGTTACTGGGTGGATGACGAAGGCCAGATTCGACAATCAGAACAATACCTTGGGGCGGGCTATTTCCCGGTGAAAACGACCCTGATCAAGGCCGCAAAACAATGA